Part of the Brevibacillus brevis genome is shown below.
TTACCGAAGGCACGCGGGAAGTGTATGACGGACTCGTGAGGGAGTTGCACCAGCAGCAGCCAGGACTGCCTGTACCAAGCGGGACCGAGGGCGAATTTACGGCCCACGAGGGAGATAAAACGTTTTTCATCACGGTGTACTTGCCGGCAGAAGGCGTCGATCACACCTACCAGTCCCTCAGCGGGGAGCTGGAGCTGCGCTTTTTGGCGAAGCAGGCGACGCCGGATGCGATTTTTGCGGAGTGAGGGGGAGACGACTTGAAGAGACTGGCGCTGGGGCTGATGGCGGCCACACTCATGCTGAACATCGTTCCCCTGGATGGCACACTTTCCTTTTTGACCAGTGAAAAGAAGCAGGTGTCCCCCGTTTCGACGGGCACCAATGAAGATGTATTCGTGACGGATACGACACAAATCCTCCTGAAGACAAAGGTGGAGAAGCGCACAAAGGTGCGCCGTGTCAAAAATGCGGACGGAAGCTCCTCCGAAAGAAAGGAAAACAAGCTCTCTGTGATGGCAGGATCGCAGCTGATTACGTTTGCACCGCAGCGGCCCGATCTGGACCTGGATGTGGAAAACATCGCGGTGACGGGCGACGCCGCAAGCGAAATCACGGTAGAGCGCATAGACGACGAGGGCGGGAAAAACATCGTCTTTCGGATTTCCCATCGCTATCAGAGCGCGTGGGACAAGCGAAGCAGCGGAACTGACAGGGGAGAGGTGCGCGTGACCGCTTTGGGGGGATTTTACTCCTTGACCATTCCGCTGACAATTAGCACGTCGTATAAGGAATCGACGGATGTGACGGAGGAAGCGGCGCCAAACCAGCCCGGTCAGCCGAGCACGCCAAGTACACCAAGGACACCAAGCATTCCCGACACGACAGGAAATCCAGGCACGCCGGATACACCCGGTACTCCCGATACGCCAGGGACTCCGGATACACCGAGCACACCGGATACGTCAAACAATCCTGGTACGCCGCCGGACACTTCCGATCCGTCCGTAAACAATCCGGTGCCGGGAGGGGACGAAGCGGGTTCTGCACAGCCGCCGTCCACCGGCTCGGAGACAGTATCATCGCCATCTACAGATCCGAGCGGCCCGGCACCTCCATCTCCGGAGGATGCAGGGAGCAATCCCACCGTGCCAAATACGCCATCCGACTCCCCAAGTACCCAGAGCGGCCTTTGAGCGAACGGTTCGGCAGCGTCCGATCGGGATGTAGATGCCGTGTGGCCGCACAAAATACCCCAATCTTGCCCAGCGAGGAAACTCCTTGCTGGGTCTTTTTTGTTTGCGCGTGCGGGCCCGCTTGGAAAGCGGATAGCCAGATCATCCCAAAGGATGAGGCGGGAGACATCCAAGGAGGAGGCCGATTTCATCCATTCGTGCAAACGGAATCACCCTGACGCAGGAAGTTGAGAATTTGGAAAATACGTACAATCAAACATGTAAACAACCGAGCCACACCAAAGAAAGCGGGGGAATGAAGCAAGTGGCCTTAGTAAGGAAGACGATATCGATTCTGACCAGTTTGTTGCTCATCGTAGTCATTGCCATCACGGGACTTCTCTTTATCGGAAAAATGAACGGCGGGAAAACCATGCTGTTCGGCAATCAGATCATGGTGGTATTGAGCGGCTCCATGTCCCCGACTTTCGATACGGGAAGCGTAGTCGCCGTCGGCCCGGCGGACTTCAAGGAAATCAAGCAGGGTGACATCATCACATTCAAGGATCCCGAAGGCATGACGATCACCCACCGTGTGGTCGAGGTGGCCGAAGGGGAGCTGCGCACCAAAGGGGATGCCAATGACGGCGTCGATACCGCACCGGTAACCCCGGAACGCTTGATTGGGAAAGTCCACTACTCCGTCCCGCTGATCGGTTACTTCATCGAATTCGCGAAGTCAGGAGCAGGCATGCTGGTGCTTCTCGGATTGCCGGGCGTGTATCTCATCGTCAGCCAAGTATGGAAGCTGATGCAATCGATCAAGCAAGAAGAAGGGAAAGCCGCAACAAAACCGCAAGCGTAACGCACCTGCCAAGGTGATACCTTGGGGGCTGGTACAAGACTCCAAGCTGGTATCAGGCTTCAAGTCATCATAAACATTCATTCTATGAGGAGGAATTGAAACATGAGCTTGAAAAAACAATTCGCAATGACTCTGGCTTCGGTAGGACTGGGCGCCGCTTTGATCGGCGGAGGCACCTTCGCTTACTTCAATGCAACCACTCAGGTCAAAGACAACACCTTTGCGGCTGGTACCTTGAAGATCGGCGCAACTCCCGCCAAAGAAGTATTTAGCATCAGCAACCTGAAACCGGGCGACTGGATGGAAAGAACGTTCAACCTCAAGAACGAAGGTACACTGGATATCGACAAACTGCTCCTGAGCCTGGATTACACCATCACCGATGAAAACAACGACGCGAATGGAGACGAATTCGCCGACAACCTGAAAGTGTACTTCCTCAGCAGCGACAACTCCCAAGTTCCGCTGGATGAGCGCATCATCCTCAGCCCGCTGAACGGAAAAACGCTGAAAGAGCTGAAAGCAAGCGGACAATTGGACATCAGCAGCTGGGGCACAATCTGGAAGAACCTGAAGCCGGATGCGAGCGAGAAAATCTTCATGGCCGTGAAATTCATCGATGACAACAAAGACCAGAACCGCTTCCAAGGCGACGGCGTCAACCTCACATTCAACCTGGAAGGCAAGCAGGCAGCAGGCGAGCGACGCTAAGAAACGGCAATGCGGACCAAACGAATACAAAAAGAGGGAGAGCCAAAGCGCTCTCTTTTTTTGCGTAACAGGGATTCTGCTCGAAGGTTTGCTCGCTCGCGATTCTGAATCACCTTCGTCTGCCGGGGCGAAAAAACATAAAAACAACCAGAATTTCCTTGTTTTAGTGGAAAAGATGTGTGTATTACAAAAGAATCAAAATAGAGAGGAGAGATGCCGGCTGCTGTCTGAACCATGCCGAAAGGTCCAGCTATGCAATGCAGAGGGCCCGACTTTTTTCACCTTTTCTGCGGGCAGTGAGGCTGGGCTTGGGATTTACCATAAATTTACCGTTTTTTCTGTGAATACGGGTGTGGTAATTTTCAGGGAGCCAAAACTTCTCACCAGGGAAGTGCGGGGGACGATTTTTTTCGCAAGGTCGCACGATCTGCGATTGGGGTGAACCGCATATGCGCAGGGTTGACTCCTCAACCCGAATCCGACAACTAACCTCGCAGGCAGTTGAAAGGAGAGAATCATGAATAAACGATCCGTAGCGAAATCTCTTGCAACGATGGCGCTGGGCTTGTGCCTGGCAGCGATCGCCACCCCGGCGTTCGCGGCTTCCTGCCAGGTGAAAGAGGGGGACACCTTTTACCTGATCTCCAAACGGTACAACGTGCCGTTGGAATCGGTCTTGAAGGCAAATCCCGGGGTAGATCCGCAGAACCTGCAGCTCGGACAGACCATTCAGCTGCCGGTCCAAAATCAGGCAAAAACAGTTGCCGGGCCGTCTCGCCCTTATAGCAAGGTAGTCAAAGCCGTGGCAACTGCCTATACCGGTTCTGCCGAAGAAAACGGCGGATGGGCTGGAGTGGACTACTTCGGAAATCCCCTCAAAGTGGGAACGATCGCTGTCGATCCCAAGGTAATTCCGCTGGGCTCCACCGTCTACATCACCGGGTACAAGCATGGCTCGCTGCCTGCAAACGGCATGATCGCCAAAGCCACCGACATTGGCGGAGACATCAAAAACGCGCGGGTGGACATTTTCGTTCCGGGTAACGACGCAAGTGACTTCGGCATGCAAAATGTTCAAATTTACGTATTGAAGTAAGCGATGGCACAAAGAAAGAGACTGCGAATTTCCGCAGTCTCTTTCTTTATAAATGGATGAGTAGTTCAGCGAGAACAGCTGTCCGCTAGATCGCGGTCGCTACAACAGCCTGCTTCAGGGCTTGCTCCAAATCCCCAATGATATCCTCGATTGCCTCGGTCCCGATGGAAAGGCGGATCAGCCCCGGTGTCACTCCGGCTGCGGCCTGTTGTTCCTCTGTCATCTGCTGGTGGGTGGTGCTGGCAGGATGAATGACGAGCGACTTGGAATCACCCACGTTCGCCAGATGAGAGAAGAGCTTCACGGACTCGATCAGTTTTTTGCCCTCGTTCACGCCGCCGCGAATGCCGAAGGTGAGGATGGCGCCGGCGCCCTTCGGCAAGTATTTTTGCGCCAGTGCATAGTTAGCGTCGCCTTCCAGACCCGGATAGCTGACCCATTCAACCGCAGGATGGGAGGCGAGGTATTGCCCGACAGCAAGGGCGTTTTGGCTGTGGCGCTCCACGCGCAAATGCAGCGTCTCCAGCCCTTGCAGGAAGAGGAACGAGTTGAACGGAGCGACGGCCGCTCCGATGTCGCGCTGCAGTTGGACGCGCGCTTTGATGATGTAGGCGAGCGGTCCTACTGCTTCGGTGTAGACGACACCGTGATAGCTCGGATCCGGGGTAGTGAGGCCCGGGAACTTGCCATTGTTCCAGTTGAACTTGCCGGAGTCGACGATGATTCCGCCGATGGCTGTGCCGTGGCCGCCGATGAACTTCGTGGTGGAGTGGACGACGATGTCGGCGCCGTGCTCGAACGGGCGGCAAAGGATCGGGGTGGCGAAAGTGTTGTCCACGATCAGGGGAATGCCGTTTTCATGGGCGATGTCGGCGATCGCTTGCAGATCAGCCACGTCAATGCGCGGATTTCCGATCGTTTCGCAGAACAGCGCTTTCGTTTTCTCGCTTATCGCTGCACGGAAGTTTTCCGGGTTGGACTGATCGACGAAGTGTACCTTGATCCCCAGGCGTGGGAGCGTGTGGGCGAAGAGGTTGTAAGTGCCGCCGTACAGGCTGCTGGATGCGACCACTTCATCGCCGGCGCCTGCGATATTCAGGATGGAAAATGTGATGGCCGCCTGGCCGGAGGAAGTCGCCAGAGCCCCGACACCGCCTTCGAGCAGGGCGACCCGCTTCTCGAACACATCCTGCGTCGGATTCATGATGCGCGTATAAATGTTGCCCATTTCTTTGAGGGCGAACAAATCTGCGGCATGATCGGTATCGCGGAATACATAGGACGTCGTTTGATAGATGGGAACTGCGCGCGATCCCGTGACAGGATCAGGCTCCTGCCCGCCGTGGACAGCGAGCGTTTCCGGTTTCCATTGTTGATTTTCAGACATGATCATCTCTCCTTTTTCTGTGATAGGATAATGAAGACAGAATCGATAAAAAAACGGAGCGTTCTCCTGAGTAGAAGAAGGCTCCGGTCTTGCACGGAAAAGGCGTTCATCTCTCAGAATCTATGGATTCTGCAGGAATTGGCACCTCACATGTCGACATGCAGGTTGCCGGGCTTCGTCGGGCCTGTCCCTCCACCACTCTCGATGAATTGCACGAAACTGTTGTTGTCACAATTGTATGAAAAAACCAACTTTCTGTCAACGTTTAATCTCAAGTTAACAAGTAGGAATTGGCGGCTATAAACGGCGCATCGATGGCAGAGACTTTCACGTAGCGGTGAGAAAAACGGGATGGCCGTTCGCAACGGTGGGGCATCGTGGCTGCGCATGGGAAGGGCTCGCTCATTAGAAAAGATAAGCGCTGTATGATATGATGGGAGATGGTAAAAACGGATCAATTTTCATGTACATAACAGGAGGATCATGACGATGAGCAATGGCGTAAAAGAAATCACCCCGGAAGAACTGCAGGCCAAGCTGGAAGCCGGCGAAAAGCTGCAGGTGATTGACGTGCGCGAGGTGGAGGAGTGGAACGCAGGCCACATCAAGCAAGCGAAACTGATTCCACTCGGCTTTTTGCCGACTCGCGTAGACGAGCTGGACAAGGACGTTCCGATCGTGATGGTATGCCGCAGCGGCGCCCGCAGCCACATGGCTACGGAGTACTTGAGCGCCCAAGGCTACGACGTGGCCAACATGGTCGGCGGCATGCTGGCTTGGCCGGGTGACACGGAGCGGTAATAGCCGTAAGAAAAAGGTCCGCTGCTTGAACGAAATAGAAAACAAGCCTCGCGGATGAGCAAGGGGAGGAAGCAACTCGTGAGTGAAGGCGTGCAAAAACAGCAGGAATCCGCACTGCAGCGGCACTGGTTTACGGCGCTGGCGGGCGTGATCGTCCTGGCGATTGTCGTGGTCCTGGGCTATAAATATATGGCCAAAGAGCCCATCCCGGTCATGAAGACGTTGAATGACTTCTCGCTGGACAACATCAACGGATCGACCTATACATTCTCCGAGAGCAAGGGAAAGGTACGTCTGGTGGAATTCATGTTCACCAAATGTCCGGATATTTGCCCGGCCACTACCTACAACATGGCCAAGATGCAGGAGCAGCTGAAGGAGAAGGGTCTGTTCGGGGACAAGGTGGAGTTCGTGAGCATTACGTTTGACCCCGAATACGACACGCCGGAGGTCCTTCAATCTTACGCTTCCAAATTCAAGGCGGACCCGAGCGGCTGGCAGTTTTTGCGCGGGGATGCCGAGGCAGTGGCGAAGGTGACGAAAGACTTCGGGATTGCGGTCATGAAGCAGCCGGACGGTTCCTTCGCCCATACCGCCATTATGTTCCTGGTCGACAAAGACGGAAACATGCGCCGCGCGTACGGAATGGCCGGCGAGATGGACATGGACAAAATGATGGACGACATGCAGCAGCTGGCAAAGTAACTCAGCCGGTCTCCTCATAGCGGATGGCCAGCACCTTTTCGGTTTTGGTCTCGAACTCAATATGAACGAACAGCGCCCACTCGCGATTGCCCTCACGGAGCAAGAGCTTGAACGTCTCTTCCGACGTGGTGGGCGTTTTTTGTTTACGCCCGACATGCAGGTAATCCACGATTTGCGCGTGAGGGTATTTTTTCATCGTCTGCTGCACGGCGATTTGTCCCCATTTCGCATACGGCGGCTGAGCCGCTGCCGGGGATGTCCAGACAAGTGTCAGGCTTAAGAGCAGAGTCGCGAGGAGGCCAAACGCTTTCGGTTTCGTCTGCATCGTCTCACCTCAATCTAATCAAGTCGGATCGTTTCCCGATTGAACGTAGTTTGCCCAGTTGCCCCCTTTTGAAAGCCTCCGTTTCCTTGCTTTATGCCCTCCGGATTATGTACAATTTCCCAATAGGCACAGAATGGTTCCCGCTGCGAAAACAAAAAGGTCGCAATGGGAGAACGTTTGCAAGACTGGATGAAACGAACGCCTCGCGTTGTGTTACAATAAGAATGGCATGCTTGGTTCGGGTTCCCAAAATCATGCACGATGATGTTAGGAGGAAAGAGTTTGAGCGACGTTAAGATTTTCGCAATGGGCGGCCTCGGCGAGATCGGAAAAAACATGTACTGCGTCGAGTATGAGGACGAAATCATCATAATCGACTGCGGGGTGAAATTCCCCGAAAACGAGATGTTCGGTATCGACCTGGTCATTCCCGATGTATCCTATTTGATCGACAACCAGCACAAAATCAAAGCCTTGCTTTTGACGCACGGACACGAAGACCACATCGGGGCGATTCCTTACGTTTTGCGCAATTTCAAGGTGCCGGTGTACGGTGGCCGTCTGACCCTGGGCTTGGTCAAGGCGAAGCTGGAAGAGCACCGCATGCACAACGATGTCAAACTGATTCCGATTTCGGAAGACACGGAAATTCCTTTCGACCGCCTGAAGGCGACGTTTTTCCGGACAAACCATAGCATTCCGGACTCGTTCGGAGTCGTGGTGCACACCCCGGAGGGCATGGTCATTCACACGGGGGACTTCAAATTTGACATGACGCCTGTCGGGCAGACGACGGAGTACGGCAAAATCGCCCGTATCGGTGCGAGCGGCGATGTGCTGGCCCTGCTGTCGGACAGCACGAACAGCGAACGGTACGGCTTTACCATGTCGGAGCGCACGGTGGGCGAAGGGATTCTGGACGTCGTGCGCAAAGCGCGCGGCCGCATCATTCTTGCGACGTTTGCGTCCAACGTGCACCGCCTGCAGCAAGTGGTAGACGCCGCGCAAGAGTGCAACCGCAAAGTGGCCGTCATTGGCCGCAGCATGGAAAAAGTGTTTTTGATCGGACAAGAGCTCGGCTATATCCAGATGCCCGAAGGAATGCTGATCGACATCAAGCATATCGATAACTATTCGGACAACCAGGTGCTGATCATCTGCACGGGCAGCCAGGGGGAACCGATGGCGGCACTCACCCGCATCGCCTCCGGTTCGCATCGCACGGTGTCCATCTATCCGGAAGACACTGTCATCATCTCGGCTTCGCCGATTCCGGGCAACACCATCAACGTGAGCCGGACGATAGACAAGCTGTACCGGGCAGGCGCCAATGTGGTGCTGAATCAGGATTTCGACATCCACGCCTCCGGTCACGGCAGCAGCGAAGAGCTCAAGCTCATGCTGAACTTCATCCGTCCCAAGTACTTCATCCCGATTCACGGGGAGTACCGGATGCTCAAAACCCACTCCAAGCTGGCACAGCAAGTGGGAATCGAGGACAGCAACATCTTTATTATGGACAATGGCGACGTGCTCAATTGCAGCCGCGAAAAGGCATGGCTCAGCAAGGTTCCTGCCGGCATTGTGCTGATTGACGGCAGCGGCGTGGGCGACGTCGGCAATATCGTCCTGCGCGACCGCAAGCATCTGGCCGAGGACGGTCTGATGGTCGTCGTCGTCAGCCTGGACATGAAAAACTTCAAGATCCTGACCGGTCCGGACATCGTGAGCCGCGGCTTCGTCTACGTACGAGGCTCCGAGTCGCTCATCCAGGAAGCGACCATGCTCGTTCGCCAGCGCCTCCAGGAAGCCCTGGAGAAGAAGATCAAGGAGTGGTCGGAGCTCAAGGCGCAAATCAACGAAGTGATCAAGCCGTTTATTTACGAAAAAACGGGCCGCAATCCGATGATCCTTACCATTTTGATGGAAGTGTAGGAGCAGGCCAGTTCCTGATTCTCTGGCGGTTATGAACCGGGTAT
Proteins encoded:
- a CDS encoding 3D domain-containing protein gives rise to the protein MNKRSVAKSLATMALGLCLAAIATPAFAASCQVKEGDTFYLISKRYNVPLESVLKANPGVDPQNLQLGQTIQLPVQNQAKTVAGPSRPYSKVVKAVATAYTGSAEENGGWAGVDYFGNPLKVGTIAVDPKVIPLGSTVYITGYKHGSLPANGMIAKATDIGGDIKNARVDIFVPGNDASDFGMQNVQIYVLK
- a CDS encoding rhodanese-like domain-containing protein; translation: MSNGVKEITPEELQAKLEAGEKLQVIDVREVEEWNAGHIKQAKLIPLGFLPTRVDELDKDVPIVMVCRSGARSHMATEYLSAQGYDVANMVGGMLAWPGDTER
- a CDS encoding signal peptidase I codes for the protein MALVRKTISILTSLLLIVVIAITGLLFIGKMNGGKTMLFGNQIMVVLSGSMSPTFDTGSVVAVGPADFKEIKQGDIITFKDPEGMTITHRVVEVAEGELRTKGDANDGVDTAPVTPERLIGKVHYSVPLIGYFIEFAKSGAGMLVLLGLPGVYLIVSQVWKLMQSIKQEEGKAATKPQA
- a CDS encoding homocysteine synthase; this translates as MSENQQWKPETLAVHGGQEPDPVTGSRAVPIYQTTSYVFRDTDHAADLFALKEMGNIYTRIMNPTQDVFEKRVALLEGGVGALATSSGQAAITFSILNIAGAGDEVVASSSLYGGTYNLFAHTLPRLGIKVHFVDQSNPENFRAAISEKTKALFCETIGNPRIDVADLQAIADIAHENGIPLIVDNTFATPILCRPFEHGADIVVHSTTKFIGGHGTAIGGIIVDSGKFNWNNGKFPGLTTPDPSYHGVVYTEAVGPLAYIIKARVQLQRDIGAAVAPFNSFLFLQGLETLHLRVERHSQNALAVGQYLASHPAVEWVSYPGLEGDANYALAQKYLPKGAGAILTFGIRGGVNEGKKLIESVKLFSHLANVGDSKSLVIHPASTTHQQMTEEQQAAAGVTPGLIRLSIGTEAIEDIIGDLEQALKQAVVATAI
- the rnjA gene encoding ribonuclease J1, with translation MLGGKSLSDVKIFAMGGLGEIGKNMYCVEYEDEIIIIDCGVKFPENEMFGIDLVIPDVSYLIDNQHKIKALLLTHGHEDHIGAIPYVLRNFKVPVYGGRLTLGLVKAKLEEHRMHNDVKLIPISEDTEIPFDRLKATFFRTNHSIPDSFGVVVHTPEGMVIHTGDFKFDMTPVGQTTEYGKIARIGASGDVLALLSDSTNSERYGFTMSERTVGEGILDVVRKARGRIILATFASNVHRLQQVVDAAQECNRKVAVIGRSMEKVFLIGQELGYIQMPEGMLIDIKHIDNYSDNQVLIICTGSQGEPMAALTRIASGSHRTVSIYPEDTVIISASPIPGNTINVSRTIDKLYRAGANVVLNQDFDIHASGHGSSEELKLMLNFIRPKYFIPIHGEYRMLKTHSKLAQQVGIEDSNIFIMDNGDVLNCSREKAWLSKVPAGIVLIDGSGVGDVGNIVLRDRKHLAEDGLMVVVVSLDMKNFKILTGPDIVSRGFVYVRGSESLIQEATMLVRQRLQEALEKKIKEWSELKAQINEVIKPFIYEKTGRNPMILTILMEV
- a CDS encoding SCO family protein translates to MSEGVQKQQESALQRHWFTALAGVIVLAIVVVLGYKYMAKEPIPVMKTLNDFSLDNINGSTYTFSESKGKVRLVEFMFTKCPDICPATTYNMAKMQEQLKEKGLFGDKVEFVSITFDPEYDTPEVLQSYASKFKADPSGWQFLRGDAEAVAKVTKDFGIAVMKQPDGSFAHTAIMFLVDKDGNMRRAYGMAGEMDMDKMMDDMQQLAK
- a CDS encoding TasA family protein; this encodes MSLKKQFAMTLASVGLGAALIGGGTFAYFNATTQVKDNTFAAGTLKIGATPAKEVFSISNLKPGDWMERTFNLKNEGTLDIDKLLLSLDYTITDENNDANGDEFADNLKVYFLSSDNSQVPLDERIILSPLNGKTLKELKASGQLDISSWGTIWKNLKPDASEKIFMAVKFIDDNKDQNRFQGDGVNLTFNLEGKQAAGERR
- a CDS encoding YqzG/YhdC family protein, with product MQTKPKAFGLLATLLLSLTLVWTSPAAAQPPYAKWGQIAVQQTMKKYPHAQIVDYLHVGRKQKTPTTSEETFKLLLREGNREWALFVHIEFETKTEKVLAIRYEETG